In the Novosphingobium sp. 9 genome, one interval contains:
- a CDS encoding glycosyltransferase, whose amino-acid sequence MTSPVFFDSTGRRRKVVGFVVGLLLIVALGWSVIFASTIVQVPDASALKIGGERQQPLPFRTRIARLRHHLLPGGHNGIKGQPLSIAYYVPWDEDSASSLKAHYDSIDWIVAADALIDAKTGRLTVQPDPHLAAIMRSRLHRPQLHMMVQNFDGKAWAGAPMVRLLNNAKASDALIADLVSAGQKNNWQGVTLDIENLPDNALPRYAAFLAKAHAKLQAANLGLSVTVPADAPVWYLKQLGKSVDHVMLMDYDQHWQGGTPGPIAAQDWFEENLETARGVIPANKLVVALGSYGYDWHDGTADALAIEDAWLAAHDSGATPQFDPASGNSGFSYEDSGHKHTIWMLDAAATWNQMQVLGDVGGIALWRLGSEDPGYWQALNALRHNTRPDLSTIAPSRGADVEGSGEVLRIGASPTGGQRTMTFSPDGTVTGESYQVLPTPYVVNRTGGADPKVLALTFDDGPDPDWTPKILSILEAKHVPGTFFVIGENALEHPGLLQRENADGFEIGNHSYTHPNMAEESNLGTKLELNTTQRLIEAYTGRSTRLFRAPYFGDAEPTTADELEPAALAQTLGYTIVGLHVDPDDWMRPGVDHIINEVMTQVKNVTPDRSENVILLHDGGGDRSQTIIALPIIIDRLKAEGYRFVTVSQLAGVSRDAVMPPVTGADLAAVRADVGFFAALAGIFYILKWMFFFAISLGIARAVFLTALALIDRRSKDRAPELPADPDARPLVSVIIPAYNEEKVIVPSIARVLASDYARIELIVADDGSKDATSELVARHYGDDPRVRLMTLENGGKASALNRALKAASGEIVVALDADTQFLPETIGRLVRWFVNPRIGAVAGNARVGNRINLITRWQAIEYVTAQNVERRALDALGAITVVPGAVGAWRRSALDAVGGYPEDTLAEDQDLTIAIQREGWRVAYDVEAIALTEAPESFTALSKQRYRWSFGTLQCLWKHRAVLRKGEPRGLAWFGMPQAWVFQILFAAISPVIDLALLISIIGTWVRVQQHGWAQTQTDVLRMGVYWVVFVAVDLIAGWIAYRMEPQRQRFPGLMLIAQRFAYRQLMYSVVIRSISAALRGRVVGWGKLERTGSVKVADAPK is encoded by the coding sequence ATGACCTCCCCCGTCTTCTTCGACAGCACCGGACGCCGCCGCAAGGTGGTCGGCTTCGTTGTCGGCCTGCTGCTGATCGTCGCACTGGGCTGGTCAGTGATCTTCGCCAGCACCATCGTGCAGGTGCCGGACGCCTCCGCGCTCAAGATCGGCGGCGAGCGCCAGCAGCCGCTGCCGTTCCGCACCCGCATCGCCCGTCTGCGCCACCACCTGCTGCCGGGCGGCCACAACGGCATCAAGGGCCAGCCGCTCTCGATCGCCTATTACGTGCCGTGGGACGAGGACAGCGCCAGCTCGCTGAAGGCGCATTACGATTCCATCGACTGGATCGTCGCCGCCGATGCGCTGATCGATGCGAAGACCGGTCGCCTGACGGTCCAGCCCGACCCGCATCTGGCCGCCATCATGCGCTCCCGCCTGCACCGCCCGCAGCTGCACATGATGGTCCAGAACTTCGACGGCAAGGCCTGGGCCGGGGCGCCGATGGTCCGCCTGCTGAACAATGCCAAGGCCAGCGATGCGCTGATCGCCGATCTGGTCTCCGCCGGGCAGAAGAACAACTGGCAGGGCGTGACGCTCGATATCGAGAACCTGCCCGACAATGCCCTGCCCCGCTATGCCGCCTTCCTGGCTAAGGCCCATGCGAAGCTGCAGGCGGCGAACCTCGGCCTCTCGGTCACGGTGCCTGCCGATGCGCCCGTCTGGTATCTGAAACAGCTGGGCAAGTCGGTCGATCACGTCATGCTGATGGACTACGACCAGCACTGGCAGGGCGGCACCCCCGGCCCGATCGCCGCGCAGGACTGGTTCGAGGAAAACCTCGAAACCGCGCGCGGCGTGATCCCGGCGAACAAGCTGGTCGTCGCGCTCGGCTCCTATGGCTATGACTGGCACGACGGCACCGCCGATGCGCTGGCGATCGAGGATGCCTGGCTCGCCGCGCACGACAGCGGCGCCACCCCGCAGTTCGATCCGGCCAGCGGCAACAGCGGCTTTTCCTACGAGGATTCCGGCCACAAGCACACGATCTGGATGCTCGATGCCGCAGCGACGTGGAACCAGATGCAGGTGCTGGGCGATGTCGGCGGCATCGCGCTGTGGCGTCTGGGCAGCGAAGATCCCGGCTACTGGCAGGCGCTGAATGCCCTGCGCCACAATACCCGCCCCGACCTGTCGACCATCGCGCCCTCGCGCGGGGCCGATGTCGAGGGCAGCGGCGAAGTGCTGCGCATCGGCGCCAGCCCCACCGGCGGCCAGCGCACGATGACCTTCTCACCGGATGGCACCGTCACCGGCGAAAGCTATCAGGTGCTGCCGACGCCCTACGTCGTCAACCGCACCGGCGGCGCCGATCCCAAGGTGCTGGCGCTGACCTTCGACGATGGCCCGGACCCGGACTGGACGCCGAAGATCCTCTCGATCCTGGAGGCCAAGCACGTCCCCGGCACGTTCTTCGTGATCGGCGAGAACGCGCTGGAACACCCCGGCCTGCTCCAGCGCGAGAACGCCGACGGCTTCGAGATCGGCAACCACAGCTACACCCACCCGAACATGGCCGAGGAATCGAACCTTGGCACCAAGCTGGAGCTGAACACCACCCAGCGCCTGATCGAGGCCTACACCGGCCGCTCGACCCGCCTGTTCCGCGCGCCCTATTTCGGAGACGCCGAGCCGACCACCGCAGACGAACTGGAACCGGCAGCGCTGGCGCAGACGCTGGGCTACACCATCGTCGGCCTGCACGTCGATCCGGACGACTGGATGCGCCCCGGCGTCGATCACATCATCAACGAGGTGATGACGCAGGTGAAGAACGTCACGCCCGACCGCAGCGAGAACGTGATCCTGCTGCACGATGGTGGCGGCGACCGTTCGCAGACGATCATCGCCCTGCCGATCATCATCGACCGCCTGAAGGCCGAGGGCTATCGCTTCGTCACCGTCTCGCAGCTGGCAGGCGTGTCGCGCGATGCGGTGATGCCGCCGGTGACGGGGGCAGACCTGGCCGCCGTGCGCGCCGACGTGGGCTTCTTCGCGGCGCTGGCTGGCATCTTCTATATCCTCAAGTGGATGTTCTTCTTCGCCATTTCGCTGGGCATCGCGCGCGCGGTGTTCCTGACCGCACTGGCGCTGATCGACCGCCGCTCGAAGGATCGCGCGCCCGAACTACCCGCCGATCCCGACGCCCGCCCGCTCGTCTCGGTCATCATTCCGGCCTACAACGAGGAGAAGGTGATCGTTCCCTCGATCGCCCGCGTGCTCGCCAGCGACTATGCGCGGATCGAGCTGATCGTCGCCGACGACGGATCGAAGGATGCCACCAGCGAACTGGTCGCCCGCCACTATGGCGACGATCCGCGCGTGCGGCTGATGACGCTGGAAAACGGCGGCAAGGCCAGCGCGCTCAACCGCGCGCTCAAGGCCGCGTCGGGCGAGATCGTCGTCGCGCTCGATGCCGATACGCAGTTCCTGCCCGAGACCATCGGGCGGCTGGTGCGCTGGTTCGTCAACCCGCGTATCGGCGCCGTGGCGGGCAATGCGCGCGTGGGCAACCGCATCAACCTGATCACCCGCTGGCAGGCGATCGAATACGTCACCGCGCAGAACGTCGAGCGTCGCGCGCTCGATGCGCTGGGGGCGATCACCGTGGTTCCCGGCGCGGTCGGCGCCTGGCGGCGCAGCGCGCTGGATGCCGTGGGCGGCTATCCCGAGGATACGCTGGCCGAGGATCAGGACCTGACCATCGCCATCCAGCGCGAAGGCTGGCGCGTCGCCTACGACGTGGAAGCCATCGCGCTGACCGAGGCGCCGGAAAGCTTCACCGCGCTGTCCAAGCAGCGCTATCGCTGGTCGTTCGGCACGCTGCAATGCCTGTGGAAGCACCGCGCGGTGCTGCGCAAGGGCGAGCCGCGCGGCCTTGCCTGGTTCGGCATGCCGCAGGCCTGGGTGTTCCAGATCCTGTTCGCCGCGATCTCTCCGGTGATCGATCTGGCGCTGCTGATCTCGATCATCGGCACCTGGGTTCGCGTCCAGCAGCACGGCTGGGCACAGACCCAGACCGACGTGCTGCGCATGGGCGTCTACTGGGTGGTGTTCGTCGCGGTGGACCTGATCGCGGGCTGGATCGCCTATCGCATGGAGCCGCAGCGCCAGCGCTTCCCCGGCCTGATGCTGATCGCCCAGCGCTTCGCCTATCGCCAGCTGATGTATTCGGTGGTGATCCGCTCGATCAGCGCGGCCCTTCGCGGACGCGTGGTGGGCTGGGGCAAGCTGGAGCGCACCGGCTCGGTCAAGGTGGCCGACGCGCCGAAGTAA
- a CDS encoding M1 family metallopeptidase, with protein sequence MRSPFSRHSSLRPKLAALLLATAPAALAFGQPAMAQNAPAPNTPAPAADPAPAIVPDANAPKGKLSDVAVPVAYRLDLTIQPERTHFSGHTEIDVDFKKPLSSLYMHGRDLAMAGVMARVGGAVVPVKYTQVDELGVVRLDFAKQIPAGRVTLVFDYDAPFSNGGASLFHVKVADKWYAWTQFESIDARGAFPGFDQPGFKTPFTVTLTTAAGQQVYSNAPEASETPLKVDANSPAAQYDKAHGLTTPAEMVVHRFAPTKPLPTYLVAFGTGPFAVAKGEAAPTPERATPLAVRVLGTQPNKDKLDFALQNTGPIVGLLEKYFGEPFPFPKLDQIGSPIMGGAMENAGADTYADDLLFLDHGASTSQKQEFGMVVAHELSHQWFGDLVTPAWWDDIWLNESFANWMGYRIGNEWQPDLKIGAGAIDEAFQAMNIDALKAGRPIHQPIATSGEIDSAFDQVTYGKGGQVVAMIAAYLGDAKFQQGVRLHLQRHAYGNATTDEFFASLADVAKDPRVVDAMKSFVDQQGVPVVHLERKGGTLQVSQKRYALLGSQVPAQSWTIPLCVRVGDARQCQLLDKASGTMTIKGSGAIMPNAGGTGYYRFAMPDAEWAKLIATAPTLVPGEALALTDSLWASYQAGEVSPSLLVSAMKAMAANPYSGAAVDGGERLSGLHARGLIAEADLPAYRAVLDATYAPRLKALGFDPKAGAYASDDPDRQKLRTDLIGLLAGEAEDKPVQAALAKAAGAYLGGDASALDQSLYGAGFGAYVADGGAQAAQALYEKGVASEDSLVRRAALRSVGASGKADIGQWVLDKFGSDDRLRGADKLTMLAGLISDPATRDMGVSWLIAHYDMVVKDNGIFVAARLPSYAGGYCSVEKADEIEKALRPKVEQYQRGGLDLDRVVERIHDCGVLMGKRGAEWPAALRAK encoded by the coding sequence ATGCGTTCCCCATTCTCCCGGCACTCGTCGCTGCGCCCGAAGCTGGCCGCGCTGCTGCTGGCCACCGCGCCTGCCGCGCTGGCCTTCGGCCAGCCCGCCATGGCCCAGAATGCACCTGCACCCAATACGCCTGCACCTGCCGCAGACCCGGCGCCTGCGATCGTGCCCGACGCCAATGCGCCCAAGGGCAAGCTGTCCGACGTCGCGGTGCCCGTGGCCTACCGGCTCGACCTGACGATCCAGCCCGAGCGCACGCACTTTTCCGGGCATACCGAGATCGACGTCGATTTCAAAAAGCCGCTCTCTTCGCTCTATATGCATGGGCGCGACCTGGCGATGGCGGGCGTGATGGCGCGCGTCGGCGGCGCGGTGGTGCCGGTGAAGTACACGCAGGTCGATGAACTGGGCGTTGTGCGGCTGGACTTTGCGAAGCAGATCCCCGCAGGCCGGGTGACGCTGGTGTTCGATTACGACGCGCCGTTCAGCAACGGCGGCGCCAGCCTGTTCCACGTCAAGGTGGCGGACAAGTGGTATGCCTGGACGCAGTTCGAATCGATCGACGCGCGCGGCGCCTTCCCCGGCTTCGACCAGCCCGGCTTCAAGACGCCGTTCACCGTCACGCTGACGACGGCGGCGGGCCAGCAGGTCTATTCCAACGCGCCGGAAGCGAGCGAGACGCCGCTCAAGGTCGATGCCAATTCGCCCGCCGCGCAGTATGACAAGGCCCATGGCCTGACCACGCCTGCCGAAATGGTGGTGCATCGCTTCGCGCCGACCAAGCCGCTGCCGACCTATCTCGTCGCCTTCGGCACCGGTCCGTTCGCGGTCGCCAAGGGCGAGGCCGCGCCGACGCCCGAGCGCGCCACGCCGCTGGCCGTGCGCGTGCTCGGCACCCAGCCCAACAAGGACAAGCTGGACTTCGCCTTGCAGAACACCGGGCCGATCGTCGGCCTGCTGGAGAAGTATTTCGGCGAGCCGTTCCCGTTCCCCAAGCTCGACCAGATCGGCTCGCCGATCATGGGCGGCGCGATGGAGAACGCGGGCGCCGATACCTATGCGGATGACCTCCTGTTCCTCGATCACGGCGCGTCCACGTCGCAGAAGCAGGAATTCGGCATGGTCGTCGCGCATGAACTGTCGCACCAGTGGTTCGGCGATCTGGTGACGCCCGCCTGGTGGGACGACATCTGGCTGAACGAAAGCTTCGCCAACTGGATGGGCTATCGCATCGGCAACGAATGGCAGCCCGATCTGAAGATCGGCGCAGGCGCCATCGACGAGGCGTTCCAGGCGATGAACATCGACGCGCTGAAGGCCGGGCGTCCGATCCATCAGCCGATCGCCACCAGCGGCGAGATCGACAGCGCCTTCGATCAGGTGACATATGGCAAGGGCGGCCAGGTGGTGGCGATGATTGCCGCCTATCTGGGCGATGCCAAGTTCCAGCAGGGCGTGCGTCTGCACCTTCAGCGCCATGCCTACGGCAATGCCACGACCGACGAATTCTTCGCCTCGCTGGCCGATGTCGCCAAGGATCCGCGCGTGGTCGATGCGATGAAGAGCTTCGTCGATCAGCAGGGCGTGCCGGTGGTCCATCTGGAGCGCAAGGGCGGCACCCTGCAGGTCAGCCAGAAGCGCTATGCGCTGTTGGGCTCGCAGGTTCCGGCGCAGAGCTGGACGATTCCGTTGTGCGTGCGCGTGGGCGATGCGCGCCAGTGCCAGCTGCTCGACAAGGCGAGCGGCACGATGACGATCAAGGGCAGCGGCGCGATCATGCCCAACGCGGGCGGCACCGGGTACTATCGCTTTGCGATGCCCGATGCCGAATGGGCGAAGCTGATCGCCACCGCGCCCACGCTGGTGCCGGGTGAGGCACTGGCGCTGACCGACAGCCTGTGGGCCAGCTATCAGGCGGGCGAAGTCAGCCCCTCGCTGCTGGTCTCGGCGATGAAGGCCATGGCGGCCAACCCCTATTCGGGCGCGGCAGTCGATGGCGGCGAGCGGCTTTCCGGGCTGCATGCCCGCGGGCTGATCGCCGAGGCAGATCTTCCGGCTTACCGCGCGGTGCTCGATGCGACCTATGCGCCCCGGCTGAAGGCGCTGGGCTTCGATCCGAAGGCCGGGGCCTATGCCTCGGACGATCCGGATCGCCAGAAGCTGCGCACGGACCTGATCGGCCTGCTGGCGGGCGAGGCCGAGGACAAGCCGGTGCAGGCGGCGCTGGCGAAAGCGGCGGGGGCGTACCTTGGCGGCGATGCCTCGGCGCTCGACCAGTCGCTCTACGGCGCGGGCTTCGGGGCCTATGTCGCCGATGGTGGTGCGCAGGCGGCGCAGGCGCTCTACGAAAAGGGCGTGGCGAGCGAGGATTCGCTGGTGCGCAGGGCGGCGCTGCGTTCGGTGGGCGCGAGCGGCAAGGCGGACATCGGCCAGTGGGTGCTGGACAAGTTCGGCTCCGACGATCGCCTGCGCGGTGCCGACAAGCTGACGATGCTGGCGGGCCTGATCTCCGATCCGGCGACCCGCGACATGGGCGTCAGCTGGCTGATCGCGCACTACGACATGGTGGTGAAGGACAACGGCATCTTCGTCGCCGCACGCCTGCCTTCCTATGCGGGCGGCTACTGCTCGGTCGAGAAGGCGGACGAGATCGAGAAGGCGCTGCGCCCCAAGGTCGAGCAGTACCAGCGCGGCGGGCTGGATCTCGACCGCGTGGTGGAGCGCATCCACGACTGCGGCGTGCTCATGGGCAAGCGCGGGGCGGAGTGGCCAGCGGCGCTGCGGGCCAAATAA
- a CDS encoding thiamine pyrophosphate-binding protein, translating into MPQGSLSDSPLSDTSSSESQSSAMLVLRQLQAEGIDYFFANGGTDFPPIAEAYALARNEGIDVPRPMVIPHENLAVAMAHGVYMTTGRMQAVMLHVNVGSANAINALLDASRDETPVLLMAGRSPYSERGRNGTRTRYIHWAQEMFDQAGMLREAVKWDYELHLPEQGADAVARAAQVALSVPRGPVYLTLPRDVIAEDARGHQPVAPLAPNPAPRPDPQSLATLARWLGEAKRPLIVTAAAGRTPKASPRSTVSRAGRKCPSPPSTRASSTARRTIRGSQASIQRRSSPSATS; encoded by the coding sequence ATGCCCCAAGGCTCCCTTTCGGATTCCCCCCTTTCCGATACGTCTTCGTCGGAATCCCAGTCTTCGGCGATGCTGGTGCTGCGCCAGTTGCAGGCCGAGGGGATCGACTACTTCTTCGCCAATGGCGGCACCGACTTCCCGCCGATCGCCGAAGCCTATGCCCTCGCCCGCAACGAAGGCATCGATGTGCCGCGCCCGATGGTGATCCCGCACGAGAACCTCGCCGTCGCCATGGCCCACGGCGTCTACATGACCACCGGGCGGATGCAGGCGGTGATGCTGCACGTCAACGTCGGCTCGGCCAATGCGATCAACGCGCTGCTCGATGCCTCGCGCGACGAGACGCCGGTGCTGCTGATGGCGGGCCGCTCGCCCTATTCCGAGCGCGGCCGCAACGGCACCCGCACGCGCTACATCCACTGGGCGCAGGAGATGTTCGATCAGGCGGGCATGCTGCGCGAGGCGGTGAAGTGGGATTACGAACTTCACCTGCCCGAACAGGGCGCCGATGCCGTGGCGCGCGCCGCACAGGTGGCGCTGAGCGTGCCGCGCGGGCCGGTCTACCTCACCCTGCCCCGCGACGTGATTGCCGAGGATGCGCGCGGCCACCAGCCGGTCGCGCCGCTGGCGCCCAACCCGGCGCCGCGCCCCGATCCGCAAAGCCTCGCCACGCTGGCGCGCTGGCTGGGTGAGGCAAAGCGCCCGCTGATCGTCACCGCCGCTGCCGGACGCACCCCGAAGGCTTCGCCGCGCTCGACAGTTTCGCGCGCCGGGCGCAAGTGCCCGTCACCGCCTTCCACCCGCGCTTCCTCAACTGCGCGACGGACAATCCGTGGTTCGCAGGCTTCGATCCAGCGCCGCTCATCGCCGAGTGCGACCTCCTGA
- a CDS encoding thiamine pyrophosphate-dependent enzyme, translating to MPVTAFHPRFLNCATDNPWFAGFDPAPLIAECDLLIALDCDVPWIDAVQSPPANARVVQIGTDPAHVRYPMRTHRADLNIAGETGVVLPALEAILGFDSGAPRQVPGGLPASPAAPGATISPEYLSRCIGEAIDADTILINEYPLRLEHCPRTRAGTYFGLSAAGGLGWGLPAALGAKLANPERLVVATLGDGAYIFANPTACHWAAEAHGLPVLTVIFNNSLYGAVRNSTKAMYPKGGAAEDAWRMLAELDPSPAFETLVEASGGKGFRVEDAADLPAVLAQAIATVRAGQQALVNVICPY from the coding sequence GTGCCCGTCACCGCCTTCCACCCGCGCTTCCTCAACTGCGCGACGGACAATCCGTGGTTCGCAGGCTTCGATCCAGCGCCGCTCATCGCCGAGTGCGACCTCCTGATCGCGCTCGACTGCGACGTGCCGTGGATCGACGCGGTACAGTCACCCCCCGCCAATGCGCGGGTGGTCCAGATCGGCACCGACCCGGCGCATGTCCGCTATCCGATGCGCACCCACCGCGCGGACCTGAACATCGCGGGCGAGACCGGCGTGGTCCTGCCCGCGCTCGAAGCGATCCTCGGCTTCGACAGCGGCGCGCCCCGGCAAGTACCGGGCGGGCTTCCTGCCTCGCCCGCAGCGCCCGGCGCGACGATCTCGCCCGAATACCTCAGCCGCTGCATCGGCGAGGCGATCGATGCCGATACCATCCTCATCAACGAATATCCGCTGCGACTGGAGCACTGCCCGCGCACCAGGGCAGGCACCTACTTCGGCCTGAGCGCCGCCGGGGGCCTCGGCTGGGGTCTGCCCGCCGCGCTGGGCGCCAAGCTGGCGAACCCGGAGCGTCTCGTCGTCGCGACGCTGGGCGATGGCGCCTATATCTTCGCCAATCCCACCGCCTGCCACTGGGCCGCCGAGGCGCATGGCCTGCCGGTGCTGACGGTGATCTTCAACAACAGCCTCTATGGCGCGGTGCGCAATTCCACCAAGGCGATGTACCCCAAGGGCGGCGCCGCCGAGGACGCCTGGCGCATGCTCGCCGAACTCGACCCCTCACCCGCGTTCGAGACGCTGGTCGAGGCGAGCGGCGGCAAGGGCTTCCGCGTGGAAGACGCCGCCGACCTGCCCGCCGTGCTCGCCCAGGCCATCGCCACCGTGCGCGCCGGACAGCAGGCGCTGGTCAACGTGATCTGCCCCTACTGA
- a CDS encoding alpha-hydroxy acid oxidase yields the protein MSRAPLPASTSPESRRAGPAGWGTGGLSGRAAALRRRYPAITDLYPLARRRVPRFAYDFVAGGVNDDLCLARNRAALDAVTITPRYGRDVGKVDLSTDLFGQRYALPTGVSPMGLAGLLWPGIDESIAAAAQAARIPYVLSTVANTTIERIARIAPDVFWYQLYNVPGDDHRVLRDLIARAEGAGAKALVLTLDVPVRSKRYRDVRNGLSVPFRLRARTVRDVALAPRWALSMLRHGQPRFHNFDAYLGERAATADIAGYVYREMAGPMTWETVAMIRDLWPRALVVKGVLHPRDAEEAVRLGCEGLLVSNHGGRQFDAAPAAIDALPAIAAAVGDRMTVLMDSGIQSGLDVRRAMARGARAGFAGRAFAMGHAALGREGPAHVIRILEEEIRLALAQSGADAAHYAKP from the coding sequence ATGAGCCGCGCGCCGCTTCCTGCCAGCACGAGTCCAGAAAGCAGGCGGGCTGGCCCCGCTGGCTGGGGCACGGGCGGACTGTCCGGGCGGGCCGCGGCGCTGCGCCGTCGCTATCCGGCGATTACCGACCTCTACCCGCTCGCCCGCCGCCGGGTGCCGCGCTTCGCTTACGATTTCGTTGCAGGCGGCGTGAACGACGACCTGTGCCTCGCCCGCAACCGGGCTGCGCTCGATGCCGTCACGATCACCCCGCGCTATGGCCGCGACGTGGGCAAGGTCGATCTGTCCACCGACCTGTTCGGCCAGCGCTATGCCCTGCCCACCGGGGTTTCGCCGATGGGTCTTGCCGGGCTGCTGTGGCCGGGCATCGACGAAAGCATCGCCGCCGCCGCACAGGCCGCGCGCATTCCCTATGTGCTCTCGACCGTGGCGAACACCACCATCGAGCGGATCGCCCGGATCGCGCCCGACGTGTTCTGGTATCAGCTCTACAACGTACCGGGTGACGACCACCGCGTGCTGCGCGACCTGATCGCGCGGGCCGAGGGCGCAGGCGCGAAAGCGCTGGTCCTGACGCTGGACGTGCCGGTCCGCTCCAAGCGCTATCGCGACGTGCGCAACGGCCTGTCGGTCCCCTTCCGCCTGCGGGCGCGCACCGTGCGCGATGTCGCGCTGGCGCCGCGCTGGGCACTGTCGATGCTGCGCCACGGCCAGCCGCGCTTCCACAATTTCGACGCCTATCTGGGCGAACGCGCCGCCACGGCGGACATCGCGGGCTATGTCTATCGCGAGATGGCCGGGCCGATGACCTGGGAGACGGTCGCGATGATCCGTGATCTGTGGCCGCGCGCGCTGGTGGTCAAGGGCGTGCTCCACCCCCGCGATGCCGAGGAGGCGGTGCGGTTGGGCTGCGAGGGCCTGCTCGTCTCCAACCACGGCGGGCGCCAGTTCGACGCTGCGCCTGCCGCCATCGATGCCCTGCCCGCCATTGCCGCAGCGGTGGGCGATCGGATGACCGTGCTGATGGACAGCGGCATCCAGTCCGGGCTCGACGTGCGCCGGGCGATGGCGCGGGGCGCGCGCGCCGGTTTCGCCGGGCGCGCCTTTGCCATGGGCCATGCCGCGCTCGGCCGCGAAGGCCCGGCCCACGTCATCCGCATTCTCGAAGAGGAAATCCGGCTCGCGCTGGCCCAGTCGGGCGCCGACGCGGCCCATTACGCAAAACCATAA
- a CDS encoding sodium:solute symporter family protein: MGVETGADWFVIGVSVAYMVGLAFVSYAVRRNARTAKGFTSGGTTYPAIFIGFMLMSEFIGTTASVGTAQQAYTAGVSAAWNVAVLGIGFLLYAWLLARKFNESGENTISAAMAKFYGNKVKLATSIIMICALQIVAISTYGSGGAVLAPLLSVDRSTAIIITGVVAVLYVSLGGMSSVIYTNVIHAILKYVGVLLALGFAIWMAGGTTHIVEVAPAKMFSISGVGWDQVFAWLVAGVGAVFSTQYVVQAISTVPDGAKATRASFYAAVLLVPFGIAAALIGVAASVAFPGIKPLQAFPEVIDHMGDLPAAIVVAGLAGSLFGTISALSIGTATLIYKDFYLPITGKTGDDRSSLMFVRVLTIVVGLLPIPLAIMSTQVVAVTFLAKSLRAALAVLVLLMFYAPRYGSKQGAFVSIILSLLGTIAWYLAGNPFGIDNAFIAVGTPIVVMTISHFLRPPSQDVEVSPDAPVLQR; the protein is encoded by the coding sequence ATGGGCGTTGAAACCGGAGCCGACTGGTTCGTCATCGGCGTCAGCGTCGCCTACATGGTCGGCCTCGCCTTCGTCAGCTATGCGGTGCGCCGCAATGCCCGCACCGCCAAGGGCTTTACCTCGGGCGGGACGACCTACCCGGCGATCTTCATCGGCTTCATGCTGATGAGCGAGTTCATCGGCACCACCGCCAGCGTCGGCACCGCGCAGCAGGCCTATACCGCCGGTGTCTCCGCCGCGTGGAACGTCGCCGTGCTCGGCATCGGCTTCCTGCTCTACGCCTGGCTGCTGGCGCGCAAGTTCAACGAAAGCGGCGAGAACACGATCTCCGCCGCGATGGCCAAGTTCTATGGCAACAAGGTGAAGCTGGCGACCTCGATCATCATGATCTGCGCCCTGCAGATCGTCGCCATCTCCACCTACGGCTCGGGCGGCGCGGTGCTGGCCCCGCTGCTCTCGGTCGACCGCTCGACCGCGATCATCATCACCGGCGTGGTCGCGGTGCTCTACGTCAGTCTGGGCGGCATGAGTTCGGTGATCTACACCAATGTGATCCACGCGATCCTGAAGTACGTGGGCGTGCTGCTGGCGCTCGGCTTCGCGATATGGATGGCGGGCGGCACGACGCATATCGTCGAGGTGGCCCCCGCCAAGATGTTCTCGATCTCGGGCGTCGGCTGGGATCAGGTCTTCGCCTGGCTGGTCGCGGGCGTGGGCGCGGTGTTCTCCACCCAGTACGTGGTGCAGGCGATCAGCACCGTGCCCGATGGCGCCAAGGCGACCCGCGCCAGCTTCTATGCCGCCGTGCTGCTGGTGCCCTTCGGCATCGCCGCCGCGCTGATCGGCGTTGCCGCCTCGGTCGCCTTCCCCGGCATCAAGCCGCTCCAGGCTTTTCCAGAAGTGATCGACCACATGGGCGACCTGCCCGCCGCGATCGTCGTTGCGGGGCTTGCCGGATCGCTGTTCGGGACGATCTCGGCGCTCAGCATCGGTACTGCCACGCTGATCTACAAGGACTTCTACCTGCCGATCACCGGCAAGACCGGCGATGATCGCAGCTCGCTGATGTTCGTGCGCGTGCTCACCATCGTCGTCGGCCTGCTGCCGATCCCGCTGGCGATCATGTCCACGCAAGTCGTCGCGGTGACGTTCCTGGCCAAGTCGCTGCGCGCCGCGCTGGCCGTGCTGGTGCTGCTGATGTTCTATGCCCCGCGCTACGGCAGCAAGCAGGGCGCGTTCGTCAGCATCATCCTGTCGCTGCTGGGGACCATCGCCTGGTATCTGGCTGGCAATCCCTTCGGCATCGACAACGCCTTCATCGCGGTGGGCACGCCGATCGTGGTGATGACGATCAGCCACTTCCTTCGCCCGCCGTCGCAGGACGTTGAGGTATCGCCGGACGCGCCGGTGTTGCAGCGATAG